The following proteins are co-located in the Desulfoscipio sp. XC116 genome:
- a CDS encoding sigma-54-dependent Fis family transcriptional regulator: MKDFMTPQASTLKPGETLRRAVELFRRTRLDGIPAVDDRGCLVGLLTRINLFDALLEGHSLDDPVEGLYTRKVVTVGLDTPYRTVAQEVKKSPVGMGVVVDENNRVRGALTKVDMIMALFRESDVLNARLQAVYQAMHNGLVSVNDAGRITMLNPAAEKLLGVREEKVLDNFVESVLPGLNMMEIMETGRVEVSKKYETAGRALLVNCTPVLDGGNTVGAIAIFQDLTDLEQVAAELESVRTLQHTLRTVLDIAYDGIVVVDKEGYITFFNQSLAEFFGLEPRDAIGRHVTGVLDNSRLHIVARTGVPETSQLQQVGGSYYVVSRLPIVENGRVVGAVGKMMFRNLEEIRELARRMDNLENQLSFYREELQKKGGTSYTLDSIITVSPAMMQLKREAMQAARGISTVLIRGGSGTGKELFAQAIHAASPRREGPFVKVNCASIPEHLLESEFFGYDPGAFTGARRGGKPGRFELAHGGTIFLDEIGDMSSSLQAKLLRVLQDRAFDRVGGTHPIQVDVRVVAATNRDLEDMVAGGAFREDLFYRLNVIVLTIPPLRERPEDIAPLVHCFLRKYNGIFGIRVTDLHAEALEVLKQYQWPGNVRELENVIERAVNFATGSIVKEKDLPAYLRRRNFESGRQASAGNYRERLGDAEREIIISALKAAEGNKTRAARMLGISRSRLYVKLKKLNC, translated from the coding sequence ATGAAAGATTTTATGACTCCCCAAGCATCCACCTTAAAACCCGGGGAAACTTTGCGCCGAGCTGTCGAGCTTTTCCGCCGTACCCGTTTGGATGGTATCCCGGCTGTGGATGATCGGGGGTGCTTGGTGGGGTTGCTGACTCGTATTAATCTGTTTGATGCGCTGCTTGAAGGGCACAGCTTGGATGACCCGGTAGAAGGTCTGTATACCCGCAAGGTTGTGACGGTGGGCCTCGATACGCCGTATCGAACCGTGGCACAAGAGGTGAAGAAAAGTCCGGTGGGCATGGGGGTGGTAGTGGACGAAAACAACCGGGTGCGGGGGGCTCTCACCAAGGTTGATATGATCATGGCTCTATTTAGGGAGTCGGACGTGTTAAACGCCCGGCTTCAGGCCGTGTACCAGGCGATGCATAACGGTTTGGTGTCGGTTAATGATGCGGGACGTATCACCATGCTTAATCCTGCCGCTGAAAAACTGCTTGGTGTACGGGAGGAGAAAGTGCTTGATAATTTTGTAGAAAGTGTGCTGCCTGGTTTAAACATGATGGAAATTATGGAAACCGGCCGGGTCGAGGTAAGTAAAAAATACGAGACGGCCGGCCGGGCGCTTTTGGTTAATTGCACGCCGGTACTGGATGGGGGAAACACAGTGGGGGCTATAGCTATCTTTCAGGACCTTACAGATTTGGAACAGGTGGCGGCGGAGCTGGAAAGCGTGCGCACTTTGCAGCACACTCTGCGTACCGTTCTGGATATAGCTTATGACGGTATAGTGGTGGTTGATAAAGAGGGATATATCACCTTTTTTAACCAGTCACTGGCGGAATTTTTCGGGCTGGAGCCCCGAGATGCGATAGGTCGTCATGTGACCGGCGTGTTGGACAACAGTCGTTTGCATATTGTAGCCCGCACCGGAGTGCCCGAAACTTCTCAGCTGCAGCAGGTGGGAGGCAGCTATTACGTGGTATCCCGATTGCCTATTGTGGAAAACGGTCGGGTGGTGGGCGCGGTAGGTAAAATGATGTTTCGCAACTTGGAGGAAATTAGGGAGCTAGCCCGGCGTATGGATAATTTGGAAAATCAGCTGAGCTTTTACAGAGAGGAATTGCAAAAAAAAGGCGGCACCAGTTATACCTTGGACAGTATTATAACGGTAAGCCCGGCCATGATGCAGTTGAAGAGGGAAGCCATGCAGGCGGCCAGGGGTATATCCACGGTGCTTATCCGAGGTGGCAGCGGCACCGGCAAGGAGCTTTTTGCTCAGGCTATTCACGCAGCCAGTCCCCGCCGTGAGGGCCCCTTTGTTAAAGTGAACTGCGCGTCTATTCCCGAACATCTGTTGGAGTCCGAGTTCTTTGGCTATGACCCGGGTGCTTTCACCGGTGCCAGGCGGGGCGGCAAGCCCGGACGTTTTGAGCTGGCCCATGGAGGCACTATATTTTTGGATGAAATAGGAGATATGAGCTCGAGTTTGCAGGCCAAATTGCTGCGAGTGCTGCAGGACCGGGCATTTGACCGTGTGGGGGGTACGCACCCGATACAGGTGGACGTGCGGGTAGTAGCGGCTACCAACCGCGACCTGGAGGATATGGTGGCCGGAGGTGCGTTCCGTGAAGACTTGTTTTACCGCCTGAATGTGATTGTCCTGACCATTCCTCCACTCCGGGAGCGGCCCGAGGATATCGCTCCCCTGGTGCATTGTTTCTTACGCAAGTATAATGGTATCTTCGGCATCCGGGTAACCGATCTGCATGCGGAAGCGTTGGAAGTTTTAAAACAATACCAATGGCCTGGCAATGTGCGGGAGTTGGAAAATGTAATTGAAAGAGCTGTTAATTTTGCCACAGGTAGTATTGTCAAAGAAAAAGACTTGCCGGCCTATTTGCGCCGGAGAAACTTTGAGAGCGGCCGCCAGGCAAGTGCCGGCAACTACCGCGAACGTCTGGGTGATGCGGAGCGGGAGATTATTATTTCCGCTTTAAAGGCGGCCGAAGGCAACAAGACACGGGCCGCCCGCATGCTGGGCATCAGTCGTTCCCGGTTATATGTCAAGCTTAAAAAACTGAACTGTTAA
- a CDS encoding OB-fold domain-containing protein: MVGITAYGAYIPFNRLERKRLAEAFGEPAPPGEKAVANYDEDSVTMAVEAARDCLTSIHPRELEGIYFATTTPPYAEKQSATTIAGALDTTDLVRTADFTSTLRAGSTAVLAAADAVKSGARSVLVATADCRLGSAKGQFEQICGDSAAALVIGRQNVLAEIEGSCTVAGDVLTQWRDNTDRYVRAWEDRFVITRGYGPLVTKALATLAGKLKITPKEITKLVLYAPSPRYQAGTALSLGFDMSQIEDGLFNTVGLTGAAHAPLMLAAALEKARPGDRILMVTFGEGADAILLRATDNLKNYAPRRGVSRMLNSKKTSLSYQTYLRWKGMLDFEPPRRPDPNRPSAPAIWRNAKKILAFYGSRCTKCGTPQIPAQRICVHCQAKDSMEPYCFADISARIATYTIDYLTFSQDPPTVFSVIDFEGGGRLLCEMTDCEPNKIDIGMEVETTFRKLYRAGGIHNYYWKARPKR, translated from the coding sequence ATGGTGGGTATAACCGCCTACGGCGCCTATATTCCATTTAACCGCCTGGAACGTAAGCGCCTGGCCGAAGCCTTCGGGGAACCGGCTCCCCCGGGGGAAAAAGCGGTGGCCAATTATGATGAGGACAGTGTAACCATGGCGGTGGAAGCAGCCCGGGACTGCCTAACCAGCATCCATCCCCGGGAACTGGAGGGCATTTATTTCGCCACCACCACACCGCCTTACGCCGAAAAACAATCCGCCACCACCATAGCCGGCGCGCTGGATACCACGGATCTGGTGCGCACCGCCGATTTCACTTCCACCCTGCGGGCCGGCTCCACCGCTGTGCTGGCTGCCGCCGATGCGGTTAAATCAGGAGCCCGCAGCGTACTGGTAGCAACGGCTGATTGCCGCCTGGGGAGCGCCAAGGGACAGTTTGAACAGATCTGCGGCGACAGTGCGGCCGCTTTAGTTATTGGCCGACAAAACGTACTGGCTGAAATAGAGGGCAGCTGCACAGTGGCCGGCGATGTGCTTACCCAGTGGCGTGACAATACAGACCGGTACGTGCGTGCCTGGGAGGATCGCTTTGTTATTACCCGCGGTTATGGCCCACTGGTAACAAAAGCTTTAGCCACTCTAGCCGGTAAATTAAAAATAACGCCTAAAGAGATTACCAAGTTGGTGCTCTATGCACCTTCCCCCCGCTACCAAGCGGGTACTGCTTTATCTCTTGGCTTTGACATGTCCCAAATAGAGGACGGTTTATTTAATACGGTGGGGCTTACCGGTGCGGCTCACGCCCCGTTAATGCTGGCCGCGGCGCTGGAAAAAGCCCGGCCGGGGGACCGCATATTAATGGTCACCTTTGGCGAAGGGGCAGATGCCATATTGCTGCGCGCTACGGATAACCTCAAAAATTACGCTCCCCGGCGGGGCGTATCGAGAATGCTAAATTCCAAAAAAACTTCCCTAAGCTACCAGACCTATTTGCGTTGGAAAGGCATGCTGGATTTTGAGCCGCCCAGACGCCCGGACCCCAACCGCCCCTCGGCCCCGGCCATATGGCGCAACGCCAAAAAAATTCTAGCTTTCTACGGCAGCCGCTGCACCAAATGCGGCACCCCGCAAATCCCGGCCCAGAGGATATGCGTACACTGTCAGGCTAAAGACAGCATGGAGCCATATTGTTTTGCGGATATAAGCGCCCGCATTGCCACCTATACGATTGACTATTTAACATTTTCCCAGGACCCGCCCACTGTCTTTTCGGTAATTGATTTTGAGGGCGGCGGCCGATTGCTCTGCGAGATGACCGACTGCGAACCCAATAAAATAGACATCGGCATGGAGGTGGAAACTACCTTCCGCAAGCTCTACCGGGCCGGGGGCATCCACAATTACTACTGGAAGGCCAGACCTAAAAGGTGA
- a CDS encoding MaoC/PaaZ C-terminal domain-containing protein, protein MSQACQDSKASRTQTVCLEDLTVAEPLPPLVKPAIDKTQLVKYAGASGDFNPLHYMDEVGQKAGTGGVIAHGMLIMGFVGQAVTRWIPNRNLKSLTVRFVDITKPGDKITVTGSITDKRVDHSTGLASGQVIATDQNGGIKVKGTFEAVLPLKQT, encoded by the coding sequence GTGAGCCAAGCGTGTCAAGACAGCAAGGCAAGCCGAACTCAAACTGTCTGCTTAGAAGATTTAACCGTGGCAGAACCCCTGCCCCCGCTTGTCAAACCGGCTATAGACAAAACCCAGCTGGTTAAATACGCCGGGGCCTCCGGTGACTTTAATCCGCTGCATTACATGGACGAGGTGGGGCAAAAGGCCGGCACCGGCGGAGTAATCGCCCACGGTATGCTGATCATGGGTTTTGTGGGCCAGGCGGTTACCCGTTGGATTCCCAACCGCAATTTAAAAAGCCTCACAGTACGCTTTGTGGACATTACCAAGCCGGGAGATAAAATTACAGTTACCGGTTCAATCACGGATAAAAGGGTGGACCATAGCACCGGGCTTGCTTCAGGACAGGTTATCGCCACCGATCAAAATGGTGGTATAAAAGTCAAGGGCACCTTTGAGGCAGTTCTGCCGCTAAAGCAAACCTAA
- a CDS encoding acetyl-CoA acetyltransferase has translation MSIRDKVAIVGMGCTRFGEHWDKSADDMLVDAAYQALEDAGLAPGDIQAYWLGSCASGWAGISLSEPLKIQYKPVTRIENFCATGTDAFRNACYAVASGAYDIAMAIGVEKLKDSGYSGLVITPPPGDGTAPNYSAPAAFSLLAPAYFNKYGLNLETGKQVLARIAYKNHKNGALNPKAQFRKEVPMEKILKSPIVAAPLGVMDCSGVADGSAAAIIVRAEDAKKYRKDPIFVKALSVVCGPGHGAMHQDFDFTSIRETYYAGLDAYRQAGITNPRKQISMAEVHDCFTPTELVIYEDLGFSERGRAWQDVLNGVFDLDGELPVNPDGGLKSFGHPIGASGLRMLYEMYLQLRGLADSRQLDNPQIGLTHNLGGFPWEAVCSVCIVGKERQC, from the coding sequence ATGAGTATCAGGGATAAAGTAGCCATAGTGGGCATGGGCTGCACCCGTTTCGGGGAGCACTGGGACAAAAGCGCCGACGATATGCTGGTGGATGCCGCCTATCAGGCGCTGGAAGACGCTGGGCTGGCCCCCGGGGATATCCAGGCCTACTGGCTGGGCAGCTGTGCTTCGGGCTGGGCGGGCATCAGCCTGTCCGAGCCTTTAAAAATACAGTACAAACCGGTGACCAGAATCGAAAATTTTTGCGCCACCGGCACGGACGCCTTTAGAAACGCCTGTTATGCCGTGGCTTCGGGGGCTTACGATATTGCCATGGCCATCGGTGTAGAAAAGTTAAAAGACTCGGGCTACAGCGGTCTGGTAATTACCCCGCCTCCAGGTGACGGCACAGCCCCCAATTATTCCGCCCCGGCCGCCTTTTCACTATTAGCCCCGGCATATTTTAACAAGTATGGCCTGAACCTGGAAACCGGCAAGCAGGTGCTGGCCCGCATCGCTTACAAAAATCACAAAAACGGAGCGTTAAACCCCAAGGCTCAATTCCGCAAGGAAGTCCCTATGGAAAAAATTCTAAAATCCCCTATTGTGGCAGCACCTCTTGGCGTTATGGACTGCTCCGGGGTGGCCGACGGATCGGCTGCCGCCATTATCGTACGAGCTGAGGACGCCAAAAAGTACAGAAAAGATCCCATATTCGTAAAAGCCCTGTCCGTGGTCTGCGGGCCGGGGCACGGCGCTATGCATCAAGACTTTGACTTTACTTCTATCCGGGAGACTTATTACGCCGGGCTGGATGCTTACCGCCAAGCGGGTATCACCAATCCGCGCAAACAAATCAGCATGGCTGAAGTGCACGACTGTTTCACTCCCACGGAGCTGGTTATTTACGAAGACCTGGGCTTTTCGGAAAGGGGCCGGGCTTGGCAGGACGTACTAAACGGTGTTTTCGACCTGGATGGTGAGCTGCCGGTCAATCCGGACGGGGGGCTCAAATCTTTCGGTCACCCCATTGGAGCCAGCGGCCTGCGCATGTTGTACGAAATGTACCTACAGTTAAGAGGACTGGCCGACTCCAGGCAGCTGGACAATCCCCAAATAGGGCTCACTCACAACCTGGGCGGCTTCCCCTGGGAGGCAGTGTGCTCGGTATGCATTGTAGGCAAAGAAAGGCAGTGTTAA
- a CDS encoding MBL fold metallo-hydrolase, whose translation MQVRLTTLCENTVAGLGCIGEWGLSILVEAGDKTVLLDTGLSDSMLRNAMALNVDLSKVNKILISHGHADHTGGLRFLLQRLRRRVEIYAHPEIWDKKYTCLPLPGSGEKMYRHIGMPYCREELEGLGAVFMESSEPVWLNEYMVATGEVPLVTSFEKVDDNMFIRAEEGFVPDTLPDDQALVVKTDRGLVVVLGCAHRGMVNTLMHAQKITGIEKIYAVVGGTHLFRAQREQLDRSMAALRKLGVERIGVSHCTGLAPAAVLAREFGDKFFFNNAGTVVEL comes from the coding sequence ATGCAGGTTCGTTTAACTACGCTTTGTGAAAACACGGTGGCTGGACTGGGTTGTATCGGGGAGTGGGGGTTAAGCATACTGGTGGAGGCCGGGGATAAGACGGTGCTTTTGGATACCGGGCTTAGTGATTCCATGCTGCGCAATGCTATGGCTTTAAATGTTGATTTAAGTAAAGTAAATAAAATACTTATTAGCCATGGGCATGCCGATCATACGGGCGGTCTGCGCTTTTTGCTGCAGCGTTTAAGAAGAAGGGTGGAGATTTATGCGCACCCGGAAATATGGGATAAAAAGTATACCTGCCTGCCCCTGCCCGGCAGTGGGGAAAAAATGTACCGGCATATTGGGATGCCCTATTGTCGTGAGGAGCTGGAAGGGCTGGGGGCGGTGTTTATGGAGTCAAGTGAGCCGGTGTGGCTAAATGAATACATGGTAGCCACGGGCGAGGTGCCCCTGGTTACTTCCTTTGAAAAGGTAGATGACAATATGTTTATACGGGCGGAGGAAGGTTTTGTGCCCGATACCCTGCCCGACGACCAGGCGCTGGTTGTCAAAACGGACAGGGGATTGGTTGTAGTGCTGGGCTGCGCCCATAGGGGCATGGTGAATACGCTGATGCACGCGCAAAAAATAACCGGTATAGAGAAAATTTACGCGGTGGTGGGCGGCACACATCTTTTCCGGGCGCAGCGGGAGCAGTTGGACCGGTCTATGGCCGCGCTGCGCAAGTTGGGCGTGGAGAGAATAGGCGTATCCCACTGTACCGGGCTGGCACCGGCAGCGGTGCTGGCACGGGAATTTGGCGATAAATTCTTCTTTAACAATGCCGGCACCGTGGTGGAATTATAA
- a CDS encoding TetR/AcrR family transcriptional regulator, whose amino-acid sequence MSYQHNEFYPLNKAKTPKGEITQQKLLEAAEEIFGRKGYYNTSVVEITQKAGVSQGTFYVYFSGKQEIFRQLVIMLNHTIRQEIQIAITGIEDRRSRERIGYKTFFSFVRRHRNLYKIVLEAQWVDDEICQWYFKTFAQGYIKGLQGAMNKGELRRLDPETLAYCLMGITIEVSKRWVLWEDREIPEHVFENMLEFIFHGMLNDTEE is encoded by the coding sequence TTGTCATATCAACATAATGAGTTTTATCCGCTTAACAAAGCTAAAACTCCCAAAGGAGAAATTACCCAGCAAAAGCTACTGGAGGCGGCCGAGGAGATCTTTGGCAGAAAAGGTTATTACAATACCTCGGTGGTGGAAATCACTCAAAAAGCAGGGGTGTCTCAGGGCACCTTTTATGTTTACTTCAGCGGTAAACAGGAAATTTTTCGTCAACTGGTTATTATGCTTAATCACACTATACGACAGGAAATTCAAATAGCCATCACCGGCATTGAAGATCGCAGAAGCAGAGAACGCATCGGCTACAAAACTTTTTTCTCCTTTGTCAGGCGTCACCGAAACCTCTACAAAATAGTTTTGGAAGCTCAGTGGGTGGATGACGAGATCTGCCAATGGTATTTTAAAACTTTTGCCCAAGGTTACATAAAAGGCCTCCAAGGGGCTATGAATAAAGGGGAGTTGCGCAGATTAGACCCGGAAACCCTGGCATATTGCTTAATGGGCATAACCATTGAAGTAAGCAAAAGATGGGTATTATGGGAAGACCGGGAGATACCCGAACATGTCTTTGAAAATATGCTGGAGTTTATTTTTCACGGTATGCTTAACGACACCGAAGAATGA
- a CDS encoding pyridoxamine 5'-phosphate oxidase family protein: protein MPKLAGDVKDLFIKTAIYPVATASKDGIPNVVPIHFVKVYDEDTILLVDNFMDKSLKNLRENPQLSICVWDMDKKQAYQIKGKATIVSSGKPFDEAVNWVKKGAPQLAPKSAILMQVTSIYNCQPGPDLGKEL from the coding sequence ATGCCAAAGCTGGCCGGTGACGTAAAAGATCTATTTATTAAAACCGCTATTTACCCTGTAGCTACCGCATCTAAAGATGGCATCCCCAATGTCGTACCCATTCATTTTGTAAAAGTGTATGATGAGGATACCATATTACTGGTCGATAACTTTATGGATAAGAGCCTGAAAAATCTACGGGAAAACCCGCAGCTATCCATATGTGTTTGGGATATGGACAAAAAACAAGCTTATCAAATAAAGGGCAAGGCTACTATTGTTTCATCCGGAAAGCCATTTGATGAAGCGGTAAACTGGGTTAAAAAAGGAGCGCCGCAATTAGCCCCTAAATCGGCCATTCTTATGCAAGTAACCAGTATCTATAACTGCCAGCCCGGTCCCGATTTAGGTAAAGAATTGTAA
- a CDS encoding cupin domain-containing protein produces MNDFNGNTSAPLAEVISPAEFIDYQQGSVVSRTLVDKKTGTVTLFAFGKGQGLSEHTAPFDAMVQLMDGEAEVVISGKPLRLKKDEMVIMPANEPHALRAVERFKMLLIMIRA; encoded by the coding sequence ATGAACGATTTTAATGGCAATACCTCGGCACCGCTGGCCGAGGTCATCAGCCCGGCAGAGTTTATTGATTACCAGCAAGGATCGGTGGTAAGCAGGACGCTGGTTGATAAAAAGACCGGTACGGTAACTTTGTTTGCCTTTGGTAAGGGGCAGGGATTAAGCGAGCATACCGCACCCTTTGATGCTATGGTGCAGTTGATGGATGGTGAGGCGGAAGTAGTTATATCAGGGAAGCCACTGCGGTTGAAAAAGGACGAAATGGTTATTATGCCTGCAAATGAACCCCATGCGCTGCGGGCGGTGGAAAGGTTTAAAATGCTCCTGATAATGATTCGCGCATGA
- a CDS encoding long-chain fatty acid--CoA ligase, with product MNISGMLARNARRHPDKEALIYEEKRYSYRQLNESVNCLANALAGLGVRKGDKVALMMQNSDRYVIAFMAALRLGAVVVPINFRLAVPEVEYIVNHSDSGTLIYDPEYVNIVNSLRAKLFGVCNMICAGSGEGAAGTLQWNALVDGVSPEEPGVMVEGWDDCEILYTSGTTGRPKGALFDHHRVIHVGIVMVVHMGVNPRDRLLHVAPLFHSAQLNLFLVSGMYVGATHVVMRAFEPRAVLDTIQRERVTLFFGVPTMYNFMLQVPNFSDYDIGSVTRFGYGAAPMPMELVRQALAKFPTDRIYNLCGLTEGGPGGVLLEPEDQLRKPGAGGKAIINSEARVVDDVGSDVTPGRVGEFIIQGETIMKEYYKNPEATAETLKDGWLYTGDLATIDDEGYITLVDRKKDMIITGGENVYSTEVEHALYQHPGVLEAAVIGVRHPVWGETVTAMVCSKAGIIVTGEELKAFCAGYLADYKIPRIYKFIKALPRNASGKVLKRVLRDGYREDN from the coding sequence ATGAACATTAGTGGTATGCTGGCCAGGAACGCCCGGCGACACCCGGACAAAGAAGCCTTAATTTATGAGGAAAAGCGATACAGTTACAGGCAGTTAAATGAATCGGTCAACTGCCTGGCCAATGCCCTGGCTGGTTTGGGGGTGCGGAAGGGTGATAAGGTGGCCTTGATGATGCAAAATTCGGATCGGTATGTAATTGCTTTTATGGCCGCTTTAAGATTGGGAGCGGTAGTAGTGCCCATTAATTTTCGCTTGGCGGTGCCGGAGGTTGAATATATAGTTAATCATTCGGACAGTGGCACATTAATTTATGATCCCGAGTATGTGAATATTGTAAATTCACTGCGGGCTAAACTGTTTGGGGTGTGTAACATGATTTGCGCCGGGTCGGGGGAGGGGGCAGCCGGTACTTTGCAATGGAATGCCCTGGTAGACGGGGTTTCGCCTGAAGAACCGGGGGTAATGGTGGAAGGGTGGGATGATTGCGAAATACTGTACACCTCCGGTACCACCGGTCGCCCCAAGGGGGCGCTTTTTGACCATCACCGTGTTATACACGTAGGTATAGTGATGGTGGTGCATATGGGAGTTAACCCGCGGGATCGCTTGCTGCATGTGGCACCGCTGTTCCATTCGGCTCAGCTGAATCTATTCTTGGTATCGGGTATGTACGTGGGGGCCACCCACGTTGTTATGCGGGCCTTTGAGCCCCGGGCAGTGCTTGATACTATCCAAAGGGAGCGCGTGACTCTTTTCTTCGGGGTGCCCACCATGTATAATTTCATGCTGCAGGTGCCCAACTTCAGCGATTATGATATTGGTTCGGTAACTCGTTTTGGTTACGGCGCGGCCCCTATGCCCATGGAACTGGTTCGGCAGGCGCTGGCCAAATTCCCCACCGACCGCATCTATAATCTTTGTGGGTTGACCGAAGGCGGACCGGGCGGAGTTTTGCTTGAGCCCGAGGATCAATTGCGCAAACCCGGAGCAGGAGGAAAGGCTATTATCAACTCCGAGGCCCGGGTAGTGGACGATGTCGGGAGTGATGTGACGCCTGGCCGGGTGGGCGAATTTATCATTCAGGGCGAGACAATCATGAAAGAATATTATAAAAACCCTGAAGCAACTGCTGAGACACTTAAAGACGGCTGGCTGTATACCGGTGATCTGGCTACTATTGATGATGAGGGCTATATCACTCTGGTCGATCGCAAAAAAGATATGATTATCACCGGTGGTGAAAACGTTTATTCCACCGAGGTGGAGCACGCTTTGTATCAACACCCCGGGGTACTGGAAGCCGCGGTAATCGGAGTGCGGCATCCGGTATGGGGGGAAACCGTTACGGCCATGGTTTGTTCTAAGGCGGGGATTATTGTTACCGGCGAGGAGCTCAAAGCTTTTTGTGCCGGTTATTTGGCGGATTATAAGATACCGCGGATTTACAAATTTATTAAAGCGTTGCCTAGAAATGCTTCCGGCAAGGTGCTAAAAAGAGTCTTGAGGGACGGTTACCGGGAAGATAATTGA
- a CDS encoding MaoC family dehydratase N-terminal domain-containing protein produces the protein MSNHSNLVGAELSRFSFTVERGKIQEMALAIGDDNLLYTDPEYAQTLGYQDIIAPPTFGTCMDFWGGQDFMNLCLNLQINPLKVLHGGQEYRYYGEINPGDRIEACCMLKRFTDKDKMRIFDLETSYQNQNGVTVLVSHSTVIERK, from the coding sequence ATGAGTAACCACAGCAACCTGGTCGGCGCCGAACTATCCCGCTTTTCCTTTACCGTGGAAAGGGGGAAAATACAGGAAATGGCCCTGGCCATAGGGGACGACAACCTGCTTTATACCGACCCTGAATACGCCCAAACCCTGGGCTACCAGGATATCATCGCCCCACCCACCTTCGGTACCTGCATGGATTTCTGGGGAGGCCAGGACTTTATGAACCTGTGTCTTAACCTGCAGATAAACCCATTAAAGGTGTTGCACGGCGGGCAAGAATACCGTTATTACGGCGAAATCAACCCCGGAGATCGAATTGAAGCCTGCTGTATGCTTAAACGATTTACAGATAAGGATAAAATGCGTATCTTCGACCTGGAAACCAGTTACCAAAACCAAAACGGCGTAACCGTTTTAGTATCACACAGCACGGTCATCGAAAGAAAGTAA
- a CDS encoding SDR family oxidoreductase — protein MELMLKNRTCLITGAGRGIGRAAALLFAKEGGRVVVSDLDEGPSAEVVAEIKADGGDAVACVGDITDPEFAAKLINTALEAFGPSIDVIVNNAGYTWDGVIHKMSDEQWDAMLKIHLSAPFRIIRAAAPYIREAAKEEKEAGRRVTRKIINISSIAGLDGNAGQANYSSAKAALVGLTKTLAKEWGPLNVCVNTVAFGFIDTRLTQAKEKGEAIERDGKDVVIGIPESMRQMFKAMIPLRRAGTPEEAANAILLMASPLADYISGEVLRVTGGM, from the coding sequence ATGGAGCTAATGTTAAAAAATAGAACTTGCCTTATCACCGGGGCCGGCCGGGGTATCGGGCGAGCCGCAGCGCTGCTCTTCGCCAAAGAAGGCGGTCGTGTGGTGGTTAGTGATTTAGACGAGGGCCCCTCGGCGGAAGTGGTAGCGGAAATCAAGGCCGACGGAGGGGATGCTGTAGCTTGCGTAGGCGATATAACCGACCCGGAATTTGCGGCCAAGCTAATTAACACTGCCCTGGAAGCATTCGGGCCCAGCATTGATGTTATCGTCAATAATGCAGGCTACACTTGGGACGGAGTCATCCACAAAATGAGCGATGAGCAGTGGGATGCCATGCTCAAAATACACCTGTCCGCCCCGTTCCGTATTATCCGGGCAGCCGCTCCGTATATCCGGGAAGCGGCCAAAGAAGAAAAAGAAGCGGGCCGACGGGTTACCCGCAAGATTATTAACATTTCTTCCATCGCCGGTCTGGACGGCAACGCCGGCCAAGCTAACTATTCCAGTGCCAAGGCAGCTCTGGTGGGCCTCACCAAGACCCTGGCCAAGGAATGGGGGCCACTGAATGTATGCGTTAATACCGTGGCTTTCGGGTTTATAGACACTCGCCTCACTCAGGCCAAGGAAAAGGGCGAAGCCATCGAGCGAGACGGTAAAGATGTAGTCATTGGCATTCCTGAAAGCATGCGGCAGATGTTTAAGGCCATGATACCTCTTAGAAGGGCCGGCACTCCCGAAGAAGCCGCCAACGCCATACTGCTTATGGCCTCTCCGCTGGCGGATTATATCAGCGGTGAAGTTCTGCGCGTCACCGGGGGGATGTAA